In Juglans regia cultivar Chandler chromosome 5, Walnut 2.0, whole genome shotgun sequence, the following are encoded in one genomic region:
- the LOC109017998 gene encoding pre-rRNA-processing protein las1 isoform X5, whose product MESQLKEEEEGEEGQLRDNVQQLERSLLSHSRKLVPWLNWDEWLFVEHSLFSHSPDTVASALRRILAWQSRGCLPVAIEVTASIIEIQQKDPHFSRKDQSHGATFDYREDQTNNGSLSEEILAMLYCMAIIRLVNGVIEKARKKTEVSIAVAADAIGIPRMLIDIRHEGSHRELPALKMVRSASVKQALDWLKSYYWEPQKKAIPFQGAGTTSVREEIKFKLSELALALKFKQSPLCSSSPKGKRRKHQLSKSGVSKKQITKNLKILVQLYSSFPSEVVSILLEFLSKAINSSDLVELPEDFQVGPITCTAMDNWKLVITKLSNKEPELLLTLLKAVLDMIETQEAMKYETGRQHQTWSDYRQDISQIQHLSSMFAWLVESLKGLKPPRQKFSAAEIEVYPTETNVSKTVLLELLHKCLLVSASGNKQLMDSALHLAQLMGQSILIEKLKKLPSLGSSNLYVTEEEIPSMTNLLTQQEESISQAAKKLELVKLNRMKSKVAETRSGDAKNINKWVVSRSWNPCPIGMLPHTLGSSGCLPVLERCDVHSKVPESSEREGNRDLNRCSSKREASCDIQQIDKSSIKKRKETVEACASDAIPSMEGVKGHLMIGGIWMGVGEDELLAMESDVRILV is encoded by the exons ATGGAGTCGCAgttgaaggaagaagaagaaggagaagaagggcAGCTTAGGGACAATGTGCAGCAGCTGGAGAGATCATTATTATCGCACAGTCGTAAATTGGTGCCTTGGTTGAACTGGGATGAGTGGCTCTTCGTCGAGCACTCTCTGTTCTCACACTCCCCAGACACCGTAGCTTCGGCTCTTAGAAGG ATTTTGGCATGGCAAAGTAGAGGATGTCTGCCTGTGGCCATCGAGGTAACAGCTTCGATTATTGAAATTCAGCAAAAAGATCCTCATTTTAG tAGAAAGGACCAATCACATGGTGCTACATTTGATTACAGAGAGGACCAAACCAACAATGGTTCACTTTCTGAGGAAATTTTGGCAATGTTGTACTGCATGGCAATTATTAG GCTTGTGAATGGTGTTATCGAGAAGGCACGTAAGAAAACAGAGGTTTCAATTGCGGTGGCGGCTGATGCAATTGGTATTCCACGAATGCTGATTGATATTCGTCATG AGGGATCTCACCGTGAACTTCCTGCACTTAAGATGGTTCGTAGTGCCTCAGTTAAG CAGGCACTTGATTGGTTGAAATCATATTATTGGGAGCCTCAAAAGAAGGCAATTCCATTTCAAGGTGCTGGAACCACTAGCGTCagagaagaaattaaatttaaactcaGTGAATTGGCTCTCGCTCTGAAATTCAAGCAGAGTCCCTTGTGTTCTTCTTCACCAAAGGGAAAAC GTCGCAAGCATCAATTATCAAAATCTGGGG TTTCTAAGAAACAGATTACCAAGAACTTGAAAATTCTTGTTCAGTTATATTCATCTTTCCCATCAGAAGTTGTTTCTATATTGCTGGAGTTCTTGTCGAAAGCCATAAATTCCTCAGATTTGGTTGAGCTTCCAGAAGATTTCCAAGTTGGTCCAATTACGTGTACTGCCATGGATAATTGGAAGCTTGTGATAACAAAACTCTCAAATAAGGAGCCAGAGTTACTGCTGACTCTTCTTAAAGCAGTTCTTGATATGATTGAAACTCAGGAAGCCATGAAATATGAGACAG GAAGACAACATCAGACATGGTCAGACTATAGGCAGGACATCTCCCAAATTCAGCACCTTTCTTCTATGTTTGCATGGCTTGTTGAGAGTCTCAAGGGACTAAAGCCTCCTCGCCAAAAGTTTTCAGCAGCGGAAATTGAAGTTTATCCAACAGAAACAAATGTGTCGAAAACTGTTCTTTTAGAGCTTCTGCATAAATGTCTTCTGGTATCAGCTTCAGGCAACAAGCAGCTTATGGATTCAGCCCTCCATCTTGCCCAGCTGATGGGACAGAGCATTCTGATTGAGAAACTCAAAAAACTTCCCTCTTTAGGTTCATCAAATCTATATGTTACTGAAGAAGAAATCCCTTCTATGACGAATCTACTCACCCAGCAAGAGGAATCCATCAGTCAAGCAGCTAAGAAGCTAGAGTTGGTCAAACTTAACCGGATGAAGAGCAAAGTTGCGGAGACAAGATCCGGTGATgcgaaaaatataaacaaatggGTTGTGTCAAGGTCATGGAACCCCTGTCCAATTGGTATGTTGCCACATACCCTTGGTTCCTCCGGCTGTCTTCCTGTTCTTGAGCGTTGTGATGTCCACAGTAAGGTTCCAGAGTCATCAGAAAGGGAAGGGAACCGGGACTTGAACCGTTGCAGTAGCAAGAGAGAAGCCAGTTGTGACATTCAGCAAATAGATAAGTCAAGCATTAAGAAGAGGAAGGAGACAGTGGAGGCATGTGCGTCGGATGCAATTCCATCAATGGAAGGTGTGAAAGGCCATCTGATGATAGGTGGAATTTGGATGGGAGTTGGGGAAGATGAGCTACTTGCCATGGAGTCTGATGTAAGAATTTTGGTTTAA
- the LOC109017998 gene encoding uncharacterized protein LOC109017998 isoform X2, with the protein MESQLKEEEEGEEGQLRDNVQQLERSLLSHSRKLVPWLNWDEWLFVEHSLFSHSPDTVASALRRILAWQSRGCLPVAIEVTASIIEIQQKDPHFSRKDQSHGATFDYREDQTNNGSLSEEILAMLYCMAIIRLVNGVIEKARKKTEVSIAVAADAIGIPRMLIDIRHEGSHRELPALKMVRSASVKALDWLKSYYWEPQKKAIPFQGAGTTSVREEIKFKLSELALALKFKQSPLCSSSPKGKRSRHCELLWGRNKFFSLVGRKHQLSKSGVSKKQITKNLKILVQLYSSFPSEVVSILLEFLSKAINSSDLVELPEDFQVGPITCTAMDNWKLVITKLSNKEPELLLTLLKAVLDMIETQEAMKYETGRQHQTWSDYRQDISQIQHLSSMFAWLVESLKGLKPPRQKFSAAEIEVYPTETNVSKTVLLELLHKCLLVSASGNKQLMDSALHLAQLMGQSILIEKLKKLPSLGSSNLYVTEEEIPSMTNLLTQQEESISQAAKKLELVKLNRMKSKVAETRSGDAKNINKWVVSRSWNPCPIGMLPHTLGSSGCLPVLERCDVHSKVPESSEREGNRDLNRCSSKREASCDIQQIDKSSIKKRKETVEACASDAIPSMEGVKGHLMIGGIWMGVGEDELLAMESDVRILV; encoded by the exons ATGGAGTCGCAgttgaaggaagaagaagaaggagaagaagggcAGCTTAGGGACAATGTGCAGCAGCTGGAGAGATCATTATTATCGCACAGTCGTAAATTGGTGCCTTGGTTGAACTGGGATGAGTGGCTCTTCGTCGAGCACTCTCTGTTCTCACACTCCCCAGACACCGTAGCTTCGGCTCTTAGAAGG ATTTTGGCATGGCAAAGTAGAGGATGTCTGCCTGTGGCCATCGAGGTAACAGCTTCGATTATTGAAATTCAGCAAAAAGATCCTCATTTTAG tAGAAAGGACCAATCACATGGTGCTACATTTGATTACAGAGAGGACCAAACCAACAATGGTTCACTTTCTGAGGAAATTTTGGCAATGTTGTACTGCATGGCAATTATTAG GCTTGTGAATGGTGTTATCGAGAAGGCACGTAAGAAAACAGAGGTTTCAATTGCGGTGGCGGCTGATGCAATTGGTATTCCACGAATGCTGATTGATATTCGTCATG AGGGATCTCACCGTGAACTTCCTGCACTTAAGATGGTTCGTAGTGCCTCAGTTAAG GCACTTGATTGGTTGAAATCATATTATTGGGAGCCTCAAAAGAAGGCAATTCCATTTCAAGGTGCTGGAACCACTAGCGTCagagaagaaattaaatttaaactcaGTGAATTGGCTCTCGCTCTGAAATTCAAGCAGAGTCCCTTGTGTTCTTCTTCACCAAAGGGAAAAC GTAGCAGACATTGCGAATTACTTTGGGGGCGTAATAAATTTTTCTCGCTTGTAGGTCGCAAGCATCAATTATCAAAATCTGGGG TTTCTAAGAAACAGATTACCAAGAACTTGAAAATTCTTGTTCAGTTATATTCATCTTTCCCATCAGAAGTTGTTTCTATATTGCTGGAGTTCTTGTCGAAAGCCATAAATTCCTCAGATTTGGTTGAGCTTCCAGAAGATTTCCAAGTTGGTCCAATTACGTGTACTGCCATGGATAATTGGAAGCTTGTGATAACAAAACTCTCAAATAAGGAGCCAGAGTTACTGCTGACTCTTCTTAAAGCAGTTCTTGATATGATTGAAACTCAGGAAGCCATGAAATATGAGACAG GAAGACAACATCAGACATGGTCAGACTATAGGCAGGACATCTCCCAAATTCAGCACCTTTCTTCTATGTTTGCATGGCTTGTTGAGAGTCTCAAGGGACTAAAGCCTCCTCGCCAAAAGTTTTCAGCAGCGGAAATTGAAGTTTATCCAACAGAAACAAATGTGTCGAAAACTGTTCTTTTAGAGCTTCTGCATAAATGTCTTCTGGTATCAGCTTCAGGCAACAAGCAGCTTATGGATTCAGCCCTCCATCTTGCCCAGCTGATGGGACAGAGCATTCTGATTGAGAAACTCAAAAAACTTCCCTCTTTAGGTTCATCAAATCTATATGTTACTGAAGAAGAAATCCCTTCTATGACGAATCTACTCACCCAGCAAGAGGAATCCATCAGTCAAGCAGCTAAGAAGCTAGAGTTGGTCAAACTTAACCGGATGAAGAGCAAAGTTGCGGAGACAAGATCCGGTGATgcgaaaaatataaacaaatggGTTGTGTCAAGGTCATGGAACCCCTGTCCAATTGGTATGTTGCCACATACCCTTGGTTCCTCCGGCTGTCTTCCTGTTCTTGAGCGTTGTGATGTCCACAGTAAGGTTCCAGAGTCATCAGAAAGGGAAGGGAACCGGGACTTGAACCGTTGCAGTAGCAAGAGAGAAGCCAGTTGTGACATTCAGCAAATAGATAAGTCAAGCATTAAGAAGAGGAAGGAGACAGTGGAGGCATGTGCGTCGGATGCAATTCCATCAATGGAAGGTGTGAAAGGCCATCTGATGATAGGTGGAATTTGGATGGGAGTTGGGGAAGATGAGCTACTTGCCATGGAGTCTGATGTAAGAATTTTGGTTTAA
- the LOC109017998 gene encoding uncharacterized protein LOC109017998 isoform X1, whose translation MESQLKEEEEGEEGQLRDNVQQLERSLLSHSRKLVPWLNWDEWLFVEHSLFSHSPDTVASALRRILAWQSRGCLPVAIEVTASIIEIQQKDPHFSRKDQSHGATFDYREDQTNNGSLSEEILAMLYCMAIIRLVNGVIEKARKKTEVSIAVAADAIGIPRMLIDIRHEGSHRELPALKMVRSASVKQALDWLKSYYWEPQKKAIPFQGAGTTSVREEIKFKLSELALALKFKQSPLCSSSPKGKRSRHCELLWGRNKFFSLVGRKHQLSKSGVSKKQITKNLKILVQLYSSFPSEVVSILLEFLSKAINSSDLVELPEDFQVGPITCTAMDNWKLVITKLSNKEPELLLTLLKAVLDMIETQEAMKYETGRQHQTWSDYRQDISQIQHLSSMFAWLVESLKGLKPPRQKFSAAEIEVYPTETNVSKTVLLELLHKCLLVSASGNKQLMDSALHLAQLMGQSILIEKLKKLPSLGSSNLYVTEEEIPSMTNLLTQQEESISQAAKKLELVKLNRMKSKVAETRSGDAKNINKWVVSRSWNPCPIGMLPHTLGSSGCLPVLERCDVHSKVPESSEREGNRDLNRCSSKREASCDIQQIDKSSIKKRKETVEACASDAIPSMEGVKGHLMIGGIWMGVGEDELLAMESDVRILV comes from the exons ATGGAGTCGCAgttgaaggaagaagaagaaggagaagaagggcAGCTTAGGGACAATGTGCAGCAGCTGGAGAGATCATTATTATCGCACAGTCGTAAATTGGTGCCTTGGTTGAACTGGGATGAGTGGCTCTTCGTCGAGCACTCTCTGTTCTCACACTCCCCAGACACCGTAGCTTCGGCTCTTAGAAGG ATTTTGGCATGGCAAAGTAGAGGATGTCTGCCTGTGGCCATCGAGGTAACAGCTTCGATTATTGAAATTCAGCAAAAAGATCCTCATTTTAG tAGAAAGGACCAATCACATGGTGCTACATTTGATTACAGAGAGGACCAAACCAACAATGGTTCACTTTCTGAGGAAATTTTGGCAATGTTGTACTGCATGGCAATTATTAG GCTTGTGAATGGTGTTATCGAGAAGGCACGTAAGAAAACAGAGGTTTCAATTGCGGTGGCGGCTGATGCAATTGGTATTCCACGAATGCTGATTGATATTCGTCATG AGGGATCTCACCGTGAACTTCCTGCACTTAAGATGGTTCGTAGTGCCTCAGTTAAG CAGGCACTTGATTGGTTGAAATCATATTATTGGGAGCCTCAAAAGAAGGCAATTCCATTTCAAGGTGCTGGAACCACTAGCGTCagagaagaaattaaatttaaactcaGTGAATTGGCTCTCGCTCTGAAATTCAAGCAGAGTCCCTTGTGTTCTTCTTCACCAAAGGGAAAAC GTAGCAGACATTGCGAATTACTTTGGGGGCGTAATAAATTTTTCTCGCTTGTAGGTCGCAAGCATCAATTATCAAAATCTGGGG TTTCTAAGAAACAGATTACCAAGAACTTGAAAATTCTTGTTCAGTTATATTCATCTTTCCCATCAGAAGTTGTTTCTATATTGCTGGAGTTCTTGTCGAAAGCCATAAATTCCTCAGATTTGGTTGAGCTTCCAGAAGATTTCCAAGTTGGTCCAATTACGTGTACTGCCATGGATAATTGGAAGCTTGTGATAACAAAACTCTCAAATAAGGAGCCAGAGTTACTGCTGACTCTTCTTAAAGCAGTTCTTGATATGATTGAAACTCAGGAAGCCATGAAATATGAGACAG GAAGACAACATCAGACATGGTCAGACTATAGGCAGGACATCTCCCAAATTCAGCACCTTTCTTCTATGTTTGCATGGCTTGTTGAGAGTCTCAAGGGACTAAAGCCTCCTCGCCAAAAGTTTTCAGCAGCGGAAATTGAAGTTTATCCAACAGAAACAAATGTGTCGAAAACTGTTCTTTTAGAGCTTCTGCATAAATGTCTTCTGGTATCAGCTTCAGGCAACAAGCAGCTTATGGATTCAGCCCTCCATCTTGCCCAGCTGATGGGACAGAGCATTCTGATTGAGAAACTCAAAAAACTTCCCTCTTTAGGTTCATCAAATCTATATGTTACTGAAGAAGAAATCCCTTCTATGACGAATCTACTCACCCAGCAAGAGGAATCCATCAGTCAAGCAGCTAAGAAGCTAGAGTTGGTCAAACTTAACCGGATGAAGAGCAAAGTTGCGGAGACAAGATCCGGTGATgcgaaaaatataaacaaatggGTTGTGTCAAGGTCATGGAACCCCTGTCCAATTGGTATGTTGCCACATACCCTTGGTTCCTCCGGCTGTCTTCCTGTTCTTGAGCGTTGTGATGTCCACAGTAAGGTTCCAGAGTCATCAGAAAGGGAAGGGAACCGGGACTTGAACCGTTGCAGTAGCAAGAGAGAAGCCAGTTGTGACATTCAGCAAATAGATAAGTCAAGCATTAAGAAGAGGAAGGAGACAGTGGAGGCATGTGCGTCGGATGCAATTCCATCAATGGAAGGTGTGAAAGGCCATCTGATGATAGGTGGAATTTGGATGGGAGTTGGGGAAGATGAGCTACTTGCCATGGAGTCTGATGTAAGAATTTTGGTTTAA
- the LOC109017998 gene encoding uncharacterized protein LOC109017998 isoform X6 has product MLYCMAIIRLVNGVIEKARKKTEVSIAVAADAIGIPRMLIDIRHEGSHRELPALKMVRSASVKQALDWLKSYYWEPQKKAIPFQGAGTTSVREEIKFKLSELALALKFKQSPLCSSSPKGKRSRHCELLWGRNKFFSLVGRKHQLSKSGVSKKQITKNLKILVQLYSSFPSEVVSILLEFLSKAINSSDLVELPEDFQVGPITCTAMDNWKLVITKLSNKEPELLLTLLKAVLDMIETQEAMKYETGRQHQTWSDYRQDISQIQHLSSMFAWLVESLKGLKPPRQKFSAAEIEVYPTETNVSKTVLLELLHKCLLVSASGNKQLMDSALHLAQLMGQSILIEKLKKLPSLGSSNLYVTEEEIPSMTNLLTQQEESISQAAKKLELVKLNRMKSKVAETRSGDAKNINKWVVSRSWNPCPIGMLPHTLGSSGCLPVLERCDVHSKVPESSEREGNRDLNRCSSKREASCDIQQIDKSSIKKRKETVEACASDAIPSMEGVKGHLMIGGIWMGVGEDELLAMESDVRILV; this is encoded by the exons ATGTTGTACTGCATGGCAATTATTAG GCTTGTGAATGGTGTTATCGAGAAGGCACGTAAGAAAACAGAGGTTTCAATTGCGGTGGCGGCTGATGCAATTGGTATTCCACGAATGCTGATTGATATTCGTCATG AGGGATCTCACCGTGAACTTCCTGCACTTAAGATGGTTCGTAGTGCCTCAGTTAAG CAGGCACTTGATTGGTTGAAATCATATTATTGGGAGCCTCAAAAGAAGGCAATTCCATTTCAAGGTGCTGGAACCACTAGCGTCagagaagaaattaaatttaaactcaGTGAATTGGCTCTCGCTCTGAAATTCAAGCAGAGTCCCTTGTGTTCTTCTTCACCAAAGGGAAAAC GTAGCAGACATTGCGAATTACTTTGGGGGCGTAATAAATTTTTCTCGCTTGTAGGTCGCAAGCATCAATTATCAAAATCTGGGG TTTCTAAGAAACAGATTACCAAGAACTTGAAAATTCTTGTTCAGTTATATTCATCTTTCCCATCAGAAGTTGTTTCTATATTGCTGGAGTTCTTGTCGAAAGCCATAAATTCCTCAGATTTGGTTGAGCTTCCAGAAGATTTCCAAGTTGGTCCAATTACGTGTACTGCCATGGATAATTGGAAGCTTGTGATAACAAAACTCTCAAATAAGGAGCCAGAGTTACTGCTGACTCTTCTTAAAGCAGTTCTTGATATGATTGAAACTCAGGAAGCCATGAAATATGAGACAG GAAGACAACATCAGACATGGTCAGACTATAGGCAGGACATCTCCCAAATTCAGCACCTTTCTTCTATGTTTGCATGGCTTGTTGAGAGTCTCAAGGGACTAAAGCCTCCTCGCCAAAAGTTTTCAGCAGCGGAAATTGAAGTTTATCCAACAGAAACAAATGTGTCGAAAACTGTTCTTTTAGAGCTTCTGCATAAATGTCTTCTGGTATCAGCTTCAGGCAACAAGCAGCTTATGGATTCAGCCCTCCATCTTGCCCAGCTGATGGGACAGAGCATTCTGATTGAGAAACTCAAAAAACTTCCCTCTTTAGGTTCATCAAATCTATATGTTACTGAAGAAGAAATCCCTTCTATGACGAATCTACTCACCCAGCAAGAGGAATCCATCAGTCAAGCAGCTAAGAAGCTAGAGTTGGTCAAACTTAACCGGATGAAGAGCAAAGTTGCGGAGACAAGATCCGGTGATgcgaaaaatataaacaaatggGTTGTGTCAAGGTCATGGAACCCCTGTCCAATTGGTATGTTGCCACATACCCTTGGTTCCTCCGGCTGTCTTCCTGTTCTTGAGCGTTGTGATGTCCACAGTAAGGTTCCAGAGTCATCAGAAAGGGAAGGGAACCGGGACTTGAACCGTTGCAGTAGCAAGAGAGAAGCCAGTTGTGACATTCAGCAAATAGATAAGTCAAGCATTAAGAAGAGGAAGGAGACAGTGGAGGCATGTGCGTCGGATGCAATTCCATCAATGGAAGGTGTGAAAGGCCATCTGATGATAGGTGGAATTTGGATGGGAGTTGGGGAAGATGAGCTACTTGCCATGGAGTCTGATGTAAGAATTTTGGTTTAA
- the LOC109017998 gene encoding uncharacterized protein LOC109017998 isoform X3 encodes MESQLKEEEEGEEGQLRDNVQQLERSLLSHSRKLVPWLNWDEWLFVEHSLFSHSPDTVASALRRILAWQSRGCLPVAIEVTASIIEIQQKDPHFRKDQSHGATFDYREDQTNNGSLSEEILAMLYCMAIIRLVNGVIEKARKKTEVSIAVAADAIGIPRMLIDIRHEGSHRELPALKMVRSASVKQALDWLKSYYWEPQKKAIPFQGAGTTSVREEIKFKLSELALALKFKQSPLCSSSPKGKRSRHCELLWGRNKFFSLVGRKHQLSKSGVSKKQITKNLKILVQLYSSFPSEVVSILLEFLSKAINSSDLVELPEDFQVGPITCTAMDNWKLVITKLSNKEPELLLTLLKAVLDMIETQEAMKYETGRQHQTWSDYRQDISQIQHLSSMFAWLVESLKGLKPPRQKFSAAEIEVYPTETNVSKTVLLELLHKCLLVSASGNKQLMDSALHLAQLMGQSILIEKLKKLPSLGSSNLYVTEEEIPSMTNLLTQQEESISQAAKKLELVKLNRMKSKVAETRSGDAKNINKWVVSRSWNPCPIGMLPHTLGSSGCLPVLERCDVHSKVPESSEREGNRDLNRCSSKREASCDIQQIDKSSIKKRKETVEACASDAIPSMEGVKGHLMIGGIWMGVGEDELLAMESDVRILV; translated from the exons ATGGAGTCGCAgttgaaggaagaagaagaaggagaagaagggcAGCTTAGGGACAATGTGCAGCAGCTGGAGAGATCATTATTATCGCACAGTCGTAAATTGGTGCCTTGGTTGAACTGGGATGAGTGGCTCTTCGTCGAGCACTCTCTGTTCTCACACTCCCCAGACACCGTAGCTTCGGCTCTTAGAAGG ATTTTGGCATGGCAAAGTAGAGGATGTCTGCCTGTGGCCATCGAGGTAACAGCTTCGATTATTGAAATTCAGCAAAAAGATCCTCATTTTAG AAAGGACCAATCACATGGTGCTACATTTGATTACAGAGAGGACCAAACCAACAATGGTTCACTTTCTGAGGAAATTTTGGCAATGTTGTACTGCATGGCAATTATTAG GCTTGTGAATGGTGTTATCGAGAAGGCACGTAAGAAAACAGAGGTTTCAATTGCGGTGGCGGCTGATGCAATTGGTATTCCACGAATGCTGATTGATATTCGTCATG AGGGATCTCACCGTGAACTTCCTGCACTTAAGATGGTTCGTAGTGCCTCAGTTAAG CAGGCACTTGATTGGTTGAAATCATATTATTGGGAGCCTCAAAAGAAGGCAATTCCATTTCAAGGTGCTGGAACCACTAGCGTCagagaagaaattaaatttaaactcaGTGAATTGGCTCTCGCTCTGAAATTCAAGCAGAGTCCCTTGTGTTCTTCTTCACCAAAGGGAAAAC GTAGCAGACATTGCGAATTACTTTGGGGGCGTAATAAATTTTTCTCGCTTGTAGGTCGCAAGCATCAATTATCAAAATCTGGGG TTTCTAAGAAACAGATTACCAAGAACTTGAAAATTCTTGTTCAGTTATATTCATCTTTCCCATCAGAAGTTGTTTCTATATTGCTGGAGTTCTTGTCGAAAGCCATAAATTCCTCAGATTTGGTTGAGCTTCCAGAAGATTTCCAAGTTGGTCCAATTACGTGTACTGCCATGGATAATTGGAAGCTTGTGATAACAAAACTCTCAAATAAGGAGCCAGAGTTACTGCTGACTCTTCTTAAAGCAGTTCTTGATATGATTGAAACTCAGGAAGCCATGAAATATGAGACAG GAAGACAACATCAGACATGGTCAGACTATAGGCAGGACATCTCCCAAATTCAGCACCTTTCTTCTATGTTTGCATGGCTTGTTGAGAGTCTCAAGGGACTAAAGCCTCCTCGCCAAAAGTTTTCAGCAGCGGAAATTGAAGTTTATCCAACAGAAACAAATGTGTCGAAAACTGTTCTTTTAGAGCTTCTGCATAAATGTCTTCTGGTATCAGCTTCAGGCAACAAGCAGCTTATGGATTCAGCCCTCCATCTTGCCCAGCTGATGGGACAGAGCATTCTGATTGAGAAACTCAAAAAACTTCCCTCTTTAGGTTCATCAAATCTATATGTTACTGAAGAAGAAATCCCTTCTATGACGAATCTACTCACCCAGCAAGAGGAATCCATCAGTCAAGCAGCTAAGAAGCTAGAGTTGGTCAAACTTAACCGGATGAAGAGCAAAGTTGCGGAGACAAGATCCGGTGATgcgaaaaatataaacaaatggGTTGTGTCAAGGTCATGGAACCCCTGTCCAATTGGTATGTTGCCACATACCCTTGGTTCCTCCGGCTGTCTTCCTGTTCTTGAGCGTTGTGATGTCCACAGTAAGGTTCCAGAGTCATCAGAAAGGGAAGGGAACCGGGACTTGAACCGTTGCAGTAGCAAGAGAGAAGCCAGTTGTGACATTCAGCAAATAGATAAGTCAAGCATTAAGAAGAGGAAGGAGACAGTGGAGGCATGTGCGTCGGATGCAATTCCATCAATGGAAGGTGTGAAAGGCCATCTGATGATAGGTGGAATTTGGATGGGAGTTGGGGAAGATGAGCTACTTGCCATGGAGTCTGATGTAAGAATTTTGGTTTAA